Genomic window (Bacillota bacterium):
CCGGCCCTGACCGCCGCGAACAGCCCGGGAACCAGGGCGCTCCTGTAAGGCTGGTGGAGGCGGTCCTCCATAGCGTACCGGAGGTTCTGGTAGGCGCCTGTGGCAAGAGATGCCACGAGCAATGCAGCTCGACTCACGTTGAAGACTGCATCGGAGTACTGAACGGAACTCGGAAGCACGTTCCTTGCACTGCTCGTCGAGACCTGGAAGTCCGGGACCACCACAACGCACCCAAGTCCCGGCGGCAGGGGCAGCCGGGCCCAGAGCGTCCTGGATCCGACTAGCGCAGATGCGGTGAGCCCCCCGAGCATGCACGCTGTGGTATTGTCGGGGTGGCCCTCTAGTTTTGCCGCAAGGTTCAGCATTGCCTGCCTGTCCAGAGGACGTCCCATGAACTCGTTCGCGGCCACTGTGCCTGCGACGATCCCGGCCGCGCTGCTCCCGAGCCCCCTCGCCACTGGAATGTGGTTGGCCATGGTCACCATGACCTCAGGGGCTCTTTGGCCAGCCTCGG
Coding sequences:
- the thrB gene encoding homoserine kinase, with translation MAGVRVKVSVPATSANLGSGFDSLGIALGLEDEFVFELGAGQSGVVLLGPEGVSQHARIPTGRDNLSIRAFEAAYAEAGQRAPEVMVTMANHIPVARGLGSSAAGIVAGTVAANEFMGRPLDRQAMLNLAAKLEGHPDNTTACMLGGLTASALVGSRTLWARLPLPPGLGCVVVVPDFQVSTSSARNVLPSSVQYSDAVFNVSRAALLVASLATGAYQNLRYAMEDRLHQPYRSALVPGLFAAVRAGLDAGALGVAMSGAGPSVLALVGEGVSREVVGQAIVDAFRQARVTSRAIPLPITSEGARVSYPTAKAGGLR